Within the Butyrivibrio sp. AE3004 genome, the region AAGGAATATAGAGAGCAGGCACTTCAAAAAAGTGCAATAAGCAATTAAAACGCCTTTCCATTAGCCTGAAACGGTCCGCAACCTCTAAGAGGCTGCGGACCGTAACGGGCTATTTTAATGCCTTCTTTATCTCTTCTATAACAATCTGCAATGCTTTAATTCTGGCATACTTCTTGTCAACAGACTCAAGCACATGCCATGGAGCAAAAGTAGTGCTGGTCTTGGCAATCATTTCATCAATTGCGACCTCATATTGATCCCACTTCTCCCGGTTTCTCCAGTCTTCATCGTTAATCTTCCACTGCTTCTCCGGAGTATTTTGCCTGTCTGTAAAACGTGACAACTGCGTATCCTTATCAATCTGAACCCAGAACTTTATAATTACTGCTCCCCAGTCGGAAAGCTCCTTCTCGAATTCATTTATCTCATTGTAGGCTCTCTGCCAGTCATTTTCAGAACAGAACCCCTCAAGGCGCTCAACCATTACACGACCGTACCAGGTTCTGTCAAAAATAGTAATATGACCGGTCTTAGGAAGCCTTGTCCAGAATCTCCAAAGATAATGCCTTGCCTTCTCATGCGGCTCAGGGCTTGCGATAGGCTCAACCACGTAATCTCTCGGATCAAGAGCCGCTGTTACCCTCTTTATGTTTCCGCCCTTTCCTGCAGCATCCCAGCCCTCATAGGCGATAATAACAGGAATCTTCTTTCTGTAAACCTTCTTACCAAGCTCCCTGAGTTCCTTCTGAAGAGCCTTAAGCTGAATCTTATACTCCTCATCCGTAAGGAACTTGTCGCTTAGCGTAATATCCGAAAGCTTCGGCAATTTTTCCATAGGAAAAGTATTCTGCAAAATAGGGACATTTAGCGAATGGTTCTTTAAAGCAGTATCTATGCCCTGATTAAGGTACTGCAATACCTGAAGTTCTGCATACTTTTTATCTCTCGCATCTATAATATACCAGGGTGCCCTTGACTGGTTGGTGTCATTTAAGTATCTGTCATAGACTTCACGAATATCATCATACTTCTTATTCTGCTTAATATCAGCATCCGTAACGCGCCAGCTGGTATCCTTGCTGCTAAGGAGGCTTTCAAGGCGCTCCTTCTGCTCCTTCTTGGATATATTCATGAAAAACTTCACCACAAGGTACCCATTGTCGCAAAGCTGCCTCTCAATTACATTTATAGACTTCACCCTGTTCACATAGGTTTCTTCATCAATTTTTCCCTGAAGAACCCCATCCATTATCTCTTCCATCCAACAGGTATCAAAAAACCTGAACTTACCCGCCTCCGGAATTTCCTTAATATATCTGTAAAGGAAAGGATATCTCTTATCTTCGTCGCTTGGCTCCTGATCAAGTGTTGCCACCTTGAAAAATCTGGGGTCAATATTCCTTATGACTTTACCGATAACTGCGCCTTTTCCTGCAGCATTCCAGCCTTCGAAGAGAACCATAACCGGAAGACCGGCTTCTTTAATCTTCATCTGAGAATTAAAAAGCCTGGCACGCTCTTCCTTCAACTTTGCTTTCAGTTCTTCCTCATCCGGTATCTCACTTACAACAAAATCCTTAAGCATATGGCCTCCTTTTTTGTAATGTAGTTTTTCTCGCTAAGCGATATGGTAGTTCTGCTCTCGCATTCGCTCGCCAGAACTAAGTAGTACACTAAGCTCGTGAAAAACCTCGCTAAGTGATTACTTAAAAAAAACACCGTATATGCTAATAATAGCATACACGGTGTCATCATAATCTTGTTTATAAAAGTTTAATATTCCGTTTTTAAGCTCTCTTTTCTTCGTCATCAACGTTATTGAAGCTTACTCCGCGGTTGATATCGCCTTTATAGTTCTCACCGAAATTGTAATCATTTCCGGGAAGAATAGCATTGAGCGCTATACCGAAAATAGCTGCAAGTGCAAGAGAAGTAAGTGTTATTGAAGTAGCTCCCACTGTGAATGTAAGTCCGTCTGAGAAGCCAAGTCCTGTTACAAGTATAACTGCTGCAACGATAAGATTTCTTGACTTTGTGAAATCAACCTTGTTCTCAACTACGTTTCTTACACCGATTGCTGAGATCATTCCGTAAAGCACAAAGCTTATTCCACCGATTATAGCTGTCGGCATTGTTCCGATAACATCGGTAATCTTGGGAATGAAGCTGATAACAATAGCATAAACCGCTGCAAGTCTTACCACCTTGGGGTCATATACTTTTGATAACTCAAGAACACCTGTATTTTCTCCGTAGGTCGTGTTAGCAGGTCCGCCGAACATTCCCGCAAGTGCTGTTGCAAGGCCGTCACCCCAAAGAGTTCTGTGAAGGCCCGGATCTTCAAGGAAGTTATTGCCGGTAGTTGCTGAAATTGCTGAAATGTCACCAACATGCTCCATCATGGTAGCAAGTGCGATAGGTGCCATTACGAGAATAGCTGTAAGATCAAACTTTGCGATCACAAAAGGCGGAAGTCCTACCCAGCTTGCTTGGGCAATAGGCTCAAAGTTCAGGATCGCACTTCCATCCACATTTGTAAAACCTGCAAGATGCATAACCAGCGCTACCACATAAGAGATCACAACACCCATAAGAATAGGAATGATTTTCCACATTCCCTTACCCCAGATGTTGAAAATGATTACAACAGCAAGGGCAATTATAGCAAGGAACGGATTAACAGATGCATTGCTGACTGCTGAAGGTGCAAGTGAAAGCCCGATGCAGATAATGATAGGACCTGTTACAACAGGCGGCAAAAAGTGCATTACCTTCTTTACACCAACCAGTTTTATAAATAATGAAAGAACCAGGTACAGAAGACCCGCAACCACTATGCCTCCGCAAGCGTAGGGAAGCTTTTCTCCATAAGTCATGTCAGCAAACTTACCGGCCTTAAGCTCTGCTACTGTTGCAAATCCGCCAAGGAACGCAAAGGATGAACCCAGAAATGCAGGAACCTTCATCTTTGCAAACAAATGGAACAAAATCGTACCAATACCTGCAAAGAACAGAGTTACCTGAACTGAAAGGCCCTCCCCGTGAAAATAGCTGTTTACCAATATCGGCACAAGAATTGTTGCACCAAACATCGCAAACATGTGCTGCAGTCCCAGAATCGCCATCTTACGAGGGCCAAGCGTGGACGCATCATAAATCGCCTTACCTTTTTCTCCCATTTCATTCTCCTCCTATTAAATGCACATAATCAACAAACTCCATTAACTCTGATAATTCCTCGTTAATTGGTTTTGCTAAAAAAATGGCTCCAAAGGGTTATGCCCTTGAAGCCCTAATGATTATAGCATGCTTATATTTGTATTAAAAGATTAAAATTCCACTATTAATATCAGAAACTGATAAGTCCCAAAACTGATGCCACGGAGCTGAACAGAATAATGATAACAAACAGCGGGCAAAGGTAACGGATCATAAATCCGAAAATAATTCTCCTTCCGAAAGGATGCCCATCAAGCATAACTTCCTCTTCAATCTTCTCAACTCCCATATGGTAAACAACAAGGATGCATGTAGCAAATGCTGCTATAGGCATCATTACTGAATTGGTAAGGAAATCGAAGAAATCAAGGAACTGCATCTTGAATATAGTCACATTCGAAAGCGGTCCGTTTCCAAGAGATGAAAGACTTCCAAGGATTATCATGATAACTCCCATGATAACCGTTCCTCTCCTTCTGCTCCACTTAAACTCATCAGCAAAGGTTGAAACCGCACTCTCAGTAAGAGCAATTGCACTTGTAAGTGCAGCGAACAAAACCAGTGCGAAGAACAAAATACCGATCACTCTTCCAAATCCCATGCTTGCAAAAATCTGAGGCATGGTAATGAACATAAGTGAAGGACCTGCGTTAAGCGTCTTTGGATCTCCGTTTGAAAAAGCAAAGACAGCAGGAATTATCATAAGACTCGCAAGTATAGCGATGGCTGTATCAAAAAATTCCACCTGTTTTGTTGAATTTTCAATGCTTACTTCCCTTTTAACATAAGAACCAAACGTTATTAAAATACCCA harbors:
- the pap gene encoding polyphosphate:AMP phosphotransferase, whose protein sequence is MLKDFVVSEIPDEEELKAKLKEERARLFNSQMKIKEAGLPVMVLFEGWNAAGKGAVIGKVIRNIDPRFFKVATLDQEPSDEDKRYPFLYRYIKEIPEAGKFRFFDTCWMEEIMDGVLQGKIDEETYVNRVKSINVIERQLCDNGYLVVKFFMNISKKEQKERLESLLSSKDTSWRVTDADIKQNKKYDDIREVYDRYLNDTNQSRAPWYIIDARDKKYAELQVLQYLNQGIDTALKNHSLNVPILQNTFPMEKLPKLSDITLSDKFLTDEEYKIQLKALQKELRELGKKVYRKKIPVIIAYEGWDAAGKGGNIKRVTAALDPRDYVVEPIASPEPHEKARHYLWRFWTRLPKTGHITIFDRTWYGRVMVERLEGFCSENDWQRAYNEINEFEKELSDWGAVIIKFWVQIDKDTQLSRFTDRQNTPEKQWKINDEDWRNREKWDQYEVAIDEMIAKTSTTFAPWHVLESVDKKYARIKALQIVIEEIKKALK
- a CDS encoding uracil-xanthine permease family protein; protein product: MGEKGKAIYDASTLGPRKMAILGLQHMFAMFGATILVPILVNSYFHGEGLSVQVTLFFAGIGTILFHLFAKMKVPAFLGSSFAFLGGFATVAELKAGKFADMTYGEKLPYACGGIVVAGLLYLVLSLFIKLVGVKKVMHFLPPVVTGPIIICIGLSLAPSAVSNASVNPFLAIIALAVVIIFNIWGKGMWKIIPILMGVVISYVVALVMHLAGFTNVDGSAILNFEPIAQASWVGLPPFVIAKFDLTAILVMAPIALATMMEHVGDISAISATTGNNFLEDPGLHRTLWGDGLATALAGMFGGPANTTYGENTGVLELSKVYDPKVVRLAAVYAIVISFIPKITDVIGTMPTAIIGGISFVLYGMISAIGVRNVVENKVDFTKSRNLIVAAVILVTGLGFSDGLTFTVGATSITLTSLALAAIFGIALNAILPGNDYNFGENYKGDINRGVSFNNVDDEEKRA
- a CDS encoding sodium-dependent transporter, which produces MGHEHRSSFSGKIGFVLAAAGASVGLGNIWRFPYLCAKYGGGMFLLVYILLALTFGYTMIIAETAIGRTTKKSPVGAFRNLGQTNAMRLGGWINAIIPMLIVPYYSVIGGWVCKYLFEYFRSDVNEIADASFFTGFITDGFASEIWFIIFTVMVLAVIFMGVQNGIEKVSKFMMPILVVLAIIICIYSVTRPGALAGVKYMLVPDFKHFSWMTVVSAMGQMFYSLSIAMGILITFGSYVKREVSIENSTKQVEFFDTAIAILASLMIIPAVFAFSNGDPKTLNAGPSLMFITMPQIFASMGFGRVIGILFFALVLFAALTSAIALTESAVSTFADEFKWSRRRGTVIMGVIMIILGSLSSLGNGPLSNVTIFKMQFLDFFDFLTNSVMMPIAAFATCILVVYHMGVEKIEEEVMLDGHPFGRRIIFGFMIRYLCPLFVIIILFSSVASVLGLISF